Proteins encoded within one genomic window of Mycolicibacterium aubagnense:
- a CDS encoding TetR/AcrR family transcriptional regulator: MAREQAVLAATAELLIERGYAALTTDAVAVRAGASKATIYRRWPNKAQLVRATLDAADAARNASIPDTGALRTDLLAVMDVVAADVADPLTRVTAELAMLMRHDEQLADALRQHLDKEELSPFHDALQRAIARGDIAADADVELIHDVAEAMILRQMHLDRPVDADFSARLIDDVLLALLGGAR; the protein is encoded by the coding sequence ATGGCACGGGAACAAGCGGTACTGGCGGCCACGGCCGAATTGCTCATCGAAAGGGGCTACGCGGCATTGACCACCGACGCGGTCGCTGTGCGCGCGGGCGCCAGCAAGGCGACCATCTATCGCCGCTGGCCGAACAAGGCTCAACTCGTCCGCGCCACGCTCGATGCCGCGGACGCCGCCCGGAACGCGTCGATCCCCGACACGGGGGCGCTGCGCACCGATCTGCTGGCCGTGATGGATGTCGTTGCCGCGGATGTCGCCGACCCGTTGACGCGGGTCACGGCGGAGCTCGCGATGCTCATGCGGCACGACGAACAACTGGCCGACGCCCTCCGACAGCATCTGGACAAGGAAGAGCTCTCGCCCTTCCATGACGCGCTCCAGCGCGCCATCGCGCGGGGTGACATCGCCGCCGATGCGGACGTCGAGCTGATCCATGACGTGGCCGAGGCGATGATCCTGCGACAGATGCATCTCGACCGCCCCGTCGACGCCGACTTCAGTGCGCGGCTGATCGACGACGTGCTGCTGGCGCTGCTGGGTGGTGCGCGATGA
- a CDS encoding Zn-ribbon domain-containing OB-fold protein codes for MTDAGSQPAIEGWWDTDENGAPHLIGAKCPQCGTYVFPPRANNCPSPACDSDVLEPVALSRRGTVWSYTENRYPPPAPYPAADPFEPFAIAAVQLEAEGLIVLGKVVEGTLAADLKVGMEMELTTMPLYTDADGVERTTYAWAVADARSTEDSAE; via the coding sequence GTGACGGACGCCGGTAGTCAGCCGGCCATTGAAGGTTGGTGGGACACCGACGAAAACGGTGCACCGCACCTGATCGGGGCAAAATGCCCGCAGTGCGGAACTTACGTTTTCCCGCCCCGCGCCAACAACTGCCCCAGCCCGGCTTGTGACAGCGACGTGCTTGAGCCCGTTGCGTTGTCGCGCCGCGGCACCGTGTGGAGCTACACCGAGAACCGCTATCCCCCGCCGGCGCCGTACCCGGCTGCCGATCCGTTCGAGCCGTTCGCCATCGCCGCCGTCCAACTGGAGGCCGAAGGCCTCATCGTGCTGGGCAAGGTCGTCGAGGGCACGCTCGCGGCAGACCTCAAGGTCGGCATGGAGATGGAACTGACCACCATGCCGCTGTACACCGACGCCGACGGTGTCGAGCGGACCACTTACGCGTGGGCGGTTGCGGACGCGAGGAGCACGGAGGATTCAGCAGAATGA
- a CDS encoding lipid-transfer protein, protein MSTPDPLYILGAGMHPWGKWGRDFTEYGVGAARAALAEAGLDWRQIQLVAGADTIRNGYPGFIAGSTFAQKLGWNGVPVSSSYAACASGSQALQSARAHILAGFCDVALVIGADTTPKGAFAPVGGERKNDPDWQRFHLLGAMNPVYFALLARRRMDLYGATSEDFAQIKVKNSKHGLNNPNARYHKEASVEDVLASPVVSDPLRQLDICATSDGAAALIVASADFARKHLGSLDGVPSVRAISTVTPQYPQHLPELPDIATDSTATIPGPDRVFKDQILDAAYAEAGIGPDDVNLAEVYDLSTALELDWYEHLGLCAKGDGEQLLRSGATTIGGRVPVNPSGGLACFGEAIPAQAIAQVCELTWQLKGQAIGRQVEGARVGVTANQGLFGHGSSVIVAR, encoded by the coding sequence ATGAGCACCCCAGATCCTCTGTACATCCTCGGTGCGGGCATGCACCCGTGGGGCAAGTGGGGCCGTGACTTCACCGAGTACGGCGTCGGCGCCGCCCGTGCCGCGCTGGCCGAGGCCGGCCTGGACTGGCGTCAGATCCAACTGGTCGCCGGTGCCGACACCATCCGTAACGGCTACCCGGGCTTCATCGCCGGTTCGACGTTCGCCCAGAAGCTGGGCTGGAACGGGGTGCCGGTGTCCTCGTCGTACGCCGCCTGCGCCTCGGGGTCGCAGGCACTGCAGAGTGCCCGCGCCCACATCCTGGCCGGCTTCTGCGACGTCGCGCTGGTCATCGGCGCCGACACCACACCCAAGGGCGCCTTCGCGCCGGTCGGCGGCGAGCGCAAGAACGATCCCGACTGGCAGCGCTTCCACCTGCTGGGTGCCATGAACCCGGTGTACTTCGCTCTGCTGGCCCGGCGCCGCATGGACCTCTACGGCGCCACCTCCGAGGACTTCGCTCAGATCAAGGTGAAGAACTCCAAGCACGGCCTGAACAACCCGAATGCCCGCTACCACAAGGAGGCTTCGGTCGAGGACGTGCTGGCCAGCCCGGTCGTCTCCGACCCGCTGCGACAGCTGGACATCTGCGCCACCTCGGACGGCGCCGCCGCGCTGATCGTGGCCAGCGCCGACTTCGCGCGCAAGCACCTCGGCTCGCTGGACGGCGTGCCGTCGGTGCGGGCGATCAGCACCGTCACGCCGCAGTACCCGCAGCACCTGCCCGAATTGCCGGACATCGCAACGGATTCCACCGCGACCATCCCCGGGCCGGACCGGGTGTTCAAGGACCAGATTCTCGATGCGGCGTACGCCGAGGCCGGCATCGGCCCCGACGACGTCAACCTCGCGGAGGTCTACGACCTGTCGACCGCCCTGGAACTCGACTGGTACGAGCACCTGGGCCTGTGCGCCAAGGGTGACGGCGAGCAGCTGCTGCGCTCCGGTGCCACCACCATCGGTGGCCGCGTGCCGGTCAACCCGTCGGGTGGTCTGGCGTGCTTCGGTGAGGCCATCCCGGCCCAGGCCATCGCGCAGGTGTGCGAGCTGACCTGGCAGCTGAAGGGTCAGGCCATCGGCCGTCAGGTCGAGGGCGCTCGTGTGGGTGTGACCGCGAACCAGGGCCTGTTCGGCCACGGTTCGTCGGTGATCGTCGCGCGCTAG